AAAGATGCGGCTTGAATTCCTCATCACCTTCCCACAGAAGATAGTAGAGCGGAACTTTGGGCAGAGGGGATAGCCTGTAGGCCGCATCGGCCAGATCTACAGGCTCACCATCCAGCATTCCGGCCGCCTTGTGAAAGCCCGCCGGATCATTGCCGTAGCGCTCTAAAACCGGTGCCGTTTTGAGCACATGGGGGCCCTGAAAAAAGTGCGCATCTTTCAGGTCATTGACGCTGATCATCTCCTGGGCGAGGGGAACCGGTGACACATTGAGTAAATACACCAATATGACAAGCTCCAGCAGCGGCTGATCGATTGTTTCCCGGCGATCATCACTGTGCTGACAAATGCAGCGATTCTGTCTGTCAACCAGTATGTCCAGGTTTAGAAATCGAATCAGCAGTCCTTCCGGAGGGTGGCCGGCGACCAGCGAATCCCGGCACAGTCTATCCAGGTCCCTTTCCCGGAGTTGATCCCAATACTCAAGGGGTACCTTGATTAAATTTTCGCCGGGGGTTCTTTTCGGCGGTCCTTGCTTGGGTCTTCTGGTCTGCATCATTAAATACGCCCTTCCCCGGCAGCTTCAATCTGCAAACATCACAGTTTATTCCACAGGCAGCCGTCGGTATTTTTTCACCTTCACCATAGTATCACGTATTATAACGATTGGCGACAGCTACATTTTCTCCAGCCTGGCAACCGACTCGATGTGATGGGTATGGGGAAACATATCAAACGGCTGCACCTCCAGCACGCTGTAACTGTCTTTGATCATAGCGATATCCCTTGCCATGGTTGCGGGGTTACAGGACACATATACAATCCGCTTGGGCGCCATCTGCAGGACGATTTTGACAACATCATTGTGCATGCCCGCCCTGGGCGGATCGATGATCATCACATCGGGCCTGCCGGTTATCTGTAAAAGGGATTTTCTGAGGTCTCCGAGGATAAACCGGCAATTGGAAATCCGGTTGAGGCGACAGTTATTTTCAGCGTCGGTGACGGCGCTGTCAACAATTTCCAGGCCGATGACCTCTTTTGCAGAAGCCGCAAGGCTTATGGCGATCGTCCCGGCTCCGCTGTAAAGATCCAGGAGCGTCTCCTTGCCGGTAAGGCCGGCATAGTCCCTTACGGTTTCGTATAACCTCTCGGCACCGAGGGTATTGGTCTGGAAAAATGAATTCGCAGATATTTCAAACTCAAAAGGACCAATTTTATCCCTGATGGAATTTGTGCCGGCCAGAGGTATCTCGTATTCTCCAAGCGCCACGCCGGCTTTTCGTGAAGTGATGTTATTGATAACGGAGACGATTTTCGGATTGTTGTCCATCAGTTGATCCGCAAGCGGTTGAACAATGTCGCGATCCTCGGCCGCAGTGATGATATTCACCATCCACTGGTCGTAAGCCACGGAATGCCTCAACATAACAAACCGCCAGAAACCGTGGTGGCTGCGAAGTCCATAGACCGGGGCCTCGGAGTTTTTGATGAATGTTCTGATTTGTTCAAGAATATGGTTGCCGGATTCAGGCTGCAGCAGACATGTTTTGGTATCGAGAACCTTGTAAAATGTTCCCGGCACATGCAGCCCCAGGGCAAAATTTCTGTCAATATCATCCCGGTCCATCTCTTGCGGCAAAAGCCATCTCTGGTCGGAACAGGAAAACTCCATCTTGTTCCTGTAACCGAAAATAAGTTTTGAATGGATGGCTGCATGGACAGGAACACTCTGTATTCGGCCGATGTGTTCCAGAGACTCGACAACATGCTGCTGCTTGTATATTAGCTGCTTTTCATAGTTCAAAAACTGCCACTTGCAACCTCCACAAAAACCGCTGTATATACAAGGCGGGGTTATCCTGAAAGGCGACGGCTCCACCAGGATGTCGATCCGGGCCTCGGCATACTGCTTCCTTTTTTTGGTGATCCGGGCAATGACGATATCCAAAGGTACGGCCTGATCGACAAAAACAGCCAGGCCGTCGACACGGGCAAGGCCTTTGCCCCCAAAGGCGATATCGGAAATTTCGAGTTCAATCCGTTGCCCTTTTTTTACCGGCATATATCGAGCCCTCTATAAAATCGCTGCACGATTTTATAATTTGAATGTTAGCATGCGGTCAATGTTTAATTATGGAAATATCTTTTTTATCAGGCGGGTTTCTGCTGAAAGGAACCCTGCATCTGCCGGCTGTAAAGCGGCCGCCCGTGGTCATCGGATCTCACGGCCTTTGCAGCACCAGCAATTCTCCGAAACAGGTCGCTCTGGCCCGCGAATGTACTGCCCACGGCATTGCGTATTTCAGGTTCGACCACCGTGGTTGCGGGCAAAGCCAAGGGCTGTTCCGGGAAGTAACCTCTCTGGAAGCACGGCATGCCGATCTTTTAAATGCAATTGAATGCATTCGATCCAGAACCGATACCGGCGGCCAACTCGGCCTTTTCGGGAGCAGTATGGGAGGTGCTGTCTGCATATCGGTAGCAAGCACATTTGCTGTGGATGCCATGGTTACCTATGCGGCCCCGGTCCACAGCGACTCCATCATTGAAGCTCTTAACAAAAAAGACGGTTCAAATCGGCTGGAAGCCCTGTTTAACGAAAAATACCTTCAATCCGACATTTCGGACAAACTTTCACGCCTTCATCATATTTTGATAGTTCACGGCAACGCTGATGAGGTTGTGCCGCCGTCAAATGCACACCAGATTTATTCAAAGGCCGGCAGCCCGAAAAAGCTGATCATGCAAAAACACGGCGATCACCGCATGAGCAATAACAAACACCAGGAAAATTTTATCAAAGAAGCTGCAAGCTGGTTCAAAACCTGTTTTAAGGGCTAAATACCTCAGGGATCGGGGAGTTTTCGCTGTTAAATCGCTTCATGGATAATCATAGCTTAAAACGTGTGATCACGCCAAAGGCGGATAAAACTCGTATATAAAGGCTCGTAAAGAAAGAACAGAGGCTTTCGTTTAGAATCAATAAGTTGCCAAAATGAAAGGTGATCTCATGTGATAATAGATTTACGGCGTGCGTCTGTTCTTTCTAACGATCCTTAATACACTCAAACAGCACACGCTTTAAGCTATGATCACCCATTTAAGCTGCCGAAAAGCTGTTGTTATCAGCTAGCTCTTCCGCTTCTTCCCCCTGAAGCTCGCGTCTTAGAACATCCAGGGCGGCGATAGCAAATATCTTCTTTTTCATCAGCCGGTCGCCGAATGGAAAATGGAACCGATACCCTCTTGCAAAATGTTCTGCGGCCAGACCCACGCAAACCGTTCCAACCGGTTTTTCGGCGGTTCCGCCTTCCGGCCCGGCAATACCGCTGGTGGCAAGGCCGTAGGTTGCCCCCGCAATGCGTCGAATCCCTTGGGCCATCTCTTTGACGGTCTCTTCGTGGATGGCTCCCCGGCGTTCGATGGTCTTGGAAGAGACCCCCAGAATCTTGATCTTGGCGTCATTGGAATAGGCAACGCCCGCAAAGAGAAAATACTTCGAACTGCCGGGAACATTGGTCAGCCAGTGGGATATCAGGCCGCCGGTGCAGCTCTCGGCCACAGCCAGCGTGGCCCTTCTTTGGCCGAGAAGCCGGCCGACGATAGCTTCCATAGCGTTGCCGTCAACCGAAAATACATATCGCCCTAACTTCTTTAAGACCCATTCGGAGGCCCTTTCCATCCGTTGACCAAGATTAATTTCATCCTTGCCCCGGCCGTAAAGCTTCACCTGAATTTCCGGAAAAAGAGCGCGAAAACCCAAAGCTATATCAGGGAACTCGGCCGCAAAGCCGCTCAATCGTTCACCGGTTGCCGACTCGGTCAGCCCGAAGGTCGAAATATCCTTCACCCTGGTGAAAGTCTTATCTGTCCCCCGCAGTTCCTCTATCCGGGGCATGACAACGTCGCCAAGCATCCGCTGCATTTCAAGCGGTACTCCCGGAAGAAAGAAAAACGCACACCGGCCGATATTCAAATAAAAGCCGGGCGCTGTTCCCACAGGGTTGTCAAGATGTTCGGAACCTTTGGGCAGCATGGCCTGCTTTTGGTTGGAAGGGCTCATGAAGCGCTGCCGGGCCTTGAATAACGCTTCGATGGCCTTGAGGGCTTCTTGATCCAAAACCAGTTCAACACCGGCCGCTTTGGCAGCAGCTTCGGCCGTAATATCGTCCGACGTGGGACCGAGTCCTCCGGTGACCACGCAAATCTGGGCCCGGTTGCCGATCTCTTTAATGACGGCAACCAGCCTGTCCAGATCATCACCAACGCAACTGTGCCGGACGACTTGAAGGCCGACTGTTTCCAGCGCCCGGGCAATATGGGCTGAATTGCTGTCCATGACGGCGCCTGTGAGTATTTCCCGGCCGGTGACAAGAATTTCTGCAATCATATCTAAACGCTTAATCCTGTGGAATATCATCCTTGCGATTCTTTAAAATGCGGTAAATTGAACGAACCTGGCGGCACAGCAGCTCAAACTGATCCGGGTAAAGCGACTGGCCCCCGTCGCTTAGAGCCCTGGCCGGATCGTGATGCACTTCCACCATCAGGCCGTGGGCCTCAACAGCCACAGCCGCCCGGCTCAAAGGGATGACCTGATCCCGCCGTCCGGCGGCATGACTGGGATCGACGATGATGGGAAGGTGGCTTTCTTTGCGAACCACCGGAATTGCCGAAAGATCCAGGGTGTTGCGGCTGTGATGCACAAACGTCCGCACCCCTCTTTCGCATAAAATTACAGCAGAATTGCCCCCTTCCAGGATGTATTCCGCCGCCATCAGCCATTCATCAATGGTGGCCGCCATGCCCCGCTTGAGCAGAACCGGTTTTTTGGCCCGCCCGGCTCGCCGCAGCAGGCTGAAATTCTGCATGTTGCGGGTTCCGATCTGGATCACGTCGGCATAATGCTCCACCAGATCAAAGGTTTCAAGATCCATGACCTCGGTAACTACCGGCAGGCCGGTGGTTTCACGCACCCGCGCCAGGATCTTCAATCCTTCCAGGCCCAGCCCCTGGAAGGAATACGGAGACGTTCGGGGCTTAAAGGCCCCTCCCCTGAAAAGCTGGGCACCGCTGCGTTTGACATGCTCGGCGATGGTCAGGGCCTGTGATTCGCTTTCAATCGCACACGGACCGGCGATGATGGTCAACCCGCCACTGCCGATACATGCATCACCAATTTGAATTACGGTGTCTTCCGGTTTAAACTCGCGACTCACCAGCTTATAGGGGCGGGTAACAGGGATGGCGTCCTTGACGCCCGGCAGGGCTAAAAACAACGCAGCATCCACAGGTCCCTGGTTATTCAAAATGCCGATGGCTACCCTGTCTCCTCCCGGGATTGGACGGGCGGTGTAGCCCTTAGCTTCAATGGCGGCGATGACGCCATTGATGTCTTCAGGCGCTGCCTTTTGATCCATGACAATTAACATAACACTCCTCCATAAAAAAAAAGACCGTGGGCTTTGGGGTGCCCACGGTCCTTAAACTTCCTTTGCGCTGGCGGCTCACAGGAATATGAACCGGTCGGAACACCCCTCCCCGTCAGTTTTCCACCACCAGCACCAAGCTTGTGTAATTAATTTTTTAGTATTCATCATCATTGCGCCATTCATTTTATTATTTGCTAACCTACCCTTTGCTGCTTTGGCTTGTCAAGACAATTTTGTAACGGCATTCTTTTGACAAATAACGAAAAAAATCTTGACAATCTTCAAAAAGTCCAGGTAATGTCTTTAAGCTGTTTTATAAGGAGAAAATGAAAATCGACAAAATTCAACATCAATATGTTTGCTGGTGGTGGCAAGCCCGGAACGATGGGTATGCCACTGGTACCTGATCCGTCTGATTTAAACTGTAAACATCATAAAGGACCGTGGACAACCCGAAGCCCACGGTCCTTTTTATTTGAATTTTTTAAAGGGTCGTGGAAAAATTCTGCGGCCCATTTTTTTTGGAAAGGAAACATCAATGCTGATAAACGAATTTCCGGACATCGACCAATTCCGACAAACGGCCAAAGAACATAACGTCGTTCCGGTTTGCGCGGAAATCCTGGCCGACACCCAGACACCGGTTTCGCTGTTAAAAAAATTCTATCAAAATAAAAGTTCTGTTTTTCTCCTTGAAAGTGTTGAAGGCGGTGAACGCTGGGGAAGATACAGCTTTCTGGGGGTCTCTGAACGCTCTCATATTCGGGTGTTTCCCAAACTAATAGAAATCAATGAAAATGGCCGGATCAGACGGCTTGAGCACAACGGGAATCCGCTGACTGAACTGCGTCGTCTGATGAAAGCGTATCGGCCGGCGCACGTTCCGGAGCTGCCCCGCTTCTGGGGTGGTCTGGTCGGGTATGTCACCTATGAAATGGTCTCCTTCTTTGAAAAAATCCC
This region of Candidatus Desulfatibia profunda genomic DNA includes:
- a CDS encoding DUF3786 domain-containing protein; the encoded protein is MMQTRRPKQGPPKRTPGENLIKVPLEYWDQLRERDLDRLCRDSLVAGHPPEGLLIRFLNLDILVDRQNRCICQHSDDRRETIDQPLLELVILVYLLNVSPVPLAQEMISVNDLKDAHFFQGPHVLKTAPVLERYGNDPAGFHKAAGMLDGEPVDLADAAYRLSPLPKVPLYYLLWEGDEEFKPHLSVLFDRSIERHLSADAIWGLVILVSDALLRSG
- the aroF gene encoding 3-deoxy-7-phosphoheptulonate synthase, which produces MLIVMDQKAAPEDINGVIAAIEAKGYTARPIPGGDRVAIGILNNQGPVDAALFLALPGVKDAIPVTRPYKLVSREFKPEDTVIQIGDACIGSGGLTIIAGPCAIESESQALTIAEHVKRSGAQLFRGGAFKPRTSPYSFQGLGLEGLKILARVRETTGLPVVTEVMDLETFDLVEHYADVIQIGTRNMQNFSLLRRAGRAKKPVLLKRGMAATIDEWLMAAEYILEGGNSAVILCERGVRTFVHHSRNTLDLSAIPVVRKESHLPIIVDPSHAAGRRDQVIPLSRAAVAVEAHGLMVEVHHDPARALSDGGQSLYPDQFELLCRQVRSIYRILKNRKDDIPQD
- the rlmD gene encoding 23S rRNA (uracil(1939)-C(5))-methyltransferase RlmD yields the protein MPVKKGQRIELEISDIAFGGKGLARVDGLAVFVDQAVPLDIVIARITKKRKQYAEARIDILVEPSPFRITPPCIYSGFCGGCKWQFLNYEKQLIYKQQHVVESLEHIGRIQSVPVHAAIHSKLIFGYRNKMEFSCSDQRWLLPQEMDRDDIDRNFALGLHVPGTFYKVLDTKTCLLQPESGNHILEQIRTFIKNSEAPVYGLRSHHGFWRFVMLRHSVAYDQWMVNIITAAEDRDIVQPLADQLMDNNPKIVSVINNITSRKAGVALGEYEIPLAGTNSIRDKIGPFEFEISANSFFQTNTLGAERLYETVRDYAGLTGKETLLDLYSGAGTIAISLAASAKEVIGLEIVDSAVTDAENNCRLNRISNCRFILGDLRKSLLQITGRPDVMIIDPPRAGMHNDVVKIVLQMAPKRIVYVSCNPATMARDIAMIKDSYSVLEVQPFDMFPHTHHIESVARLEKM
- a CDS encoding competence/damage-inducible protein A, with protein sequence MIAEILVTGREILTGAVMDSNSAHIARALETVGLQVVRHSCVGDDLDRLVAVIKEIGNRAQICVVTGGLGPTSDDITAEAAAKAAGVELVLDQEALKAIEALFKARQRFMSPSNQKQAMLPKGSEHLDNPVGTAPGFYLNIGRCAFFFLPGVPLEMQRMLGDVVMPRIEELRGTDKTFTRVKDISTFGLTESATGERLSGFAAEFPDIALGFRALFPEIQVKLYGRGKDEINLGQRMERASEWVLKKLGRYVFSVDGNAMEAIVGRLLGQRRATLAVAESCTGGLISHWLTNVPGSSKYFLFAGVAYSNDAKIKILGVSSKTIERRGAIHEETVKEMAQGIRRIAGATYGLATSGIAGPEGGTAEKPVGTVCVGLAAEHFARGYRFHFPFGDRLMKKKIFAIAALDVLRRELQGEEAEELADNNSFSAA
- a CDS encoding alpha/beta fold hydrolase produces the protein MEISFLSGGFLLKGTLHLPAVKRPPVVIGSHGLCSTSNSPKQVALARECTAHGIAYFRFDHRGCGQSQGLFREVTSLEARHADLLNAIECIRSRTDTGGQLGLFGSSMGGAVCISVASTFAVDAMVTYAAPVHSDSIIEALNKKDGSNRLEALFNEKYLQSDISDKLSRLHHILIVHGNADEVVPPSNAHQIYSKAGSPKKLIMQKHGDHRMSNNKHQENFIKEAASWFKTCFKG